Part of the Lotus japonicus ecotype B-129 chromosome 6, LjGifu_v1.2 genome, TATTTCCAGTAACCAAGAAACCGAGCTCCATACCAAACAAGTAGATGTATTATGCGATGAGTCTCCTACCATGAAAGACTGTCAAGAGAAGGATGCCAATGTGAATCAAGAAGATAAGGTCGAACAAGTTGCCttttttgattttgtttcttttgtttattgttatCACGATACCATGTTTTGTTCAGTACAAaacaataattttgtttttcttcatgTCTTAATTCACAGTTCTCTGCTTTAGATGAAAAATTGGAAAAGGTTATTCTAGCAGTAGGCATGCTTAGCCAGGCCCTTCATAGCCCTCAACAATATACTCAGTTGGCTTCATCATCTCCGTTGCCCCTTTGTGTTACTTCACCAAACAATTGCACAGTGTCTGAAAAAATGATTGCTACTGAAACGATCCTGAAAAAGTTTATGCAACCTGATGAAGAAGCTCCGAATGACAATGAAGAACGTGTAAGGGCCAAGGCAAAGGGATTGGTGAAGAAGCTTTTTAACCGAcctgcaatggatgaagacaaTAACTTTGTACCTGGACATCGACATATAGTATGCACCCCTCCTGCATCACCATTCTCGGTTCCAGATGTAAGTATTAATTCATCTGAATATTGTCATGAATTGATACATTTAAATTTTGCCTGATGAAGAATCTTTAGGTCCCTGCAATGAGATGTTTCCTTTTGCATATCTACGATATATTGTGTGCTTAGCTTACATATCTTTTATAGCTTTAATTCAACAACACAACATTAGtttccctaaaccctaaaatgacAGTCATAGTAAGTCCTCTATAACCTTTCCAAATATTTATGGAGATTAAATTaaggaattttaaaaataactcaaattggctgattgattatgaggtttcttaaaaattaatttttaattttccagTGATCAAAAACCAATATGCTCTTGAAGCACTACTGGTAGAAATAATTAAGATACTATGATggttaaaaatgaaattaaaaggaTGAAGGGGAAAATCAATGATGATTAATGAATCTAGTTTGAAGTTTTAGGCTAGTTTGCATAAGTTAAGTTCTTTCAGGTTATGTCTTAGTTGCATGACTTTGTTGTCATTTTTATTGTGAAATATAATATTACTGCTTCATGTTACTGCTATATTTTGTTAGAGTCATTTTTTTTCTAACCTGAAGATTGTCATTAATTGATACACTTAAATCAGTTCATTAATTTACATTGTcattcaacatttttttattagtggCTGTCTTCCATGTTTGGGAATACAAATGTGATGCATTTGAATCATCTTGAGGTTGCTGTTGCAAATTAcatcttcaacccaaaacaTAAAACAGGGGCTCCACTGTAAGTTTAATACTATGTGGTTTGTGGTTGTATTTAGACCAACAACATTTGCATGCCCTTAATTATAgactttatattttttcaagggaagaagagatTGTGAAACTTGAATGCAGGGATGCTTATGCCCTTCGAAAGGATATGTTATGTCTTCAACCAAGAGGGAAGCTTCAGGATGAGGTGAGTTATAATCTAAAGATTATAAATGGTGATAAATTAGTTTAATCTGATTATATAGTTTGTCCAGATACTGACCTTACATGCCAACATACTTACACTGAAAGAGCGAGCAATGACCTTCTACCCATCTATATGGTTCATGCCTACTGCATTTGCCGTGagtttttttcatatatatgaAGAACCGATATTAGGTTTTGTTTATAGTGATTCATAACTAAAATTTGACATATTATTTGCACTGTTATCATGTCAGCAATTTGTCCAGTCCTGGACCGTAGAATCAGCTGACATGATCGAGTTTTACCAGAAGGATTTTATGAGAAAAATCAACTATGTTACCAAGGTACAATGATGCTgtatgaaattaattaacaaaaatatccATTACATGTAGTCTCAATGTTTGTTTTACTCTTGTAGATATACATTCCTATGAATGACATTGGCTGCCACTGGTATTTACTTGTTGTTGACTTTGTCAACAAGAACTTGGTGTTGCTTGACTCCTGCCCAGATCCACACAGGCTTGATTTTAGAGTGTTGGACATAAAGTACATGGTTAGTAAATAACTATCAACTACATTGTATTAGATACCAACATATTGTTTATATATTTACCTCTTTATATCACTCAATCATTGTCTCAGGCTCTTTTTATCGAAAGAATGTTAATGGATCAATCATTCTATGCAATGGGAATGGCAAGGCCTAAGGTATCGGAATTTAAGATtgttattccagaagggttGAGCATGCAGAAGGATAAAACGTAAGTTAGATTTCAAGTGCTCCATCTCTGATTAAAAATGTTTACTTAGCTATAAAACTAACTTCTTGTTGTGCCTGTAGGAATGATTGTGGAATCTTTGTGGCTAAATGGACGTCACACCATGGATTCATTCACTACAAGATTGAGGTAAATAAGAATTTCatacttaaatattttataaattacttgcttcaaatttttaattatttatcggTATTTACGCAGGTTGATGAAGGTTCCAGGTTGAGGCTAGCTCTGGACTTGACAATGAATCAATTTAACAACAAGTATGATGTCCTTACCAAAAAAGCTTTGACCTGCATGGACATATGCAAGGATGCAGCTGTGTCaacaacttgagatttttcATTACTTTCTGGGCACCTACTTTCTGACATTTAACTGCTTGATCGTGTGTTGAATCTTGTCCTGTTTCTGTTCTTGATCATTTTCGACTTTTTATCCCGGTTATTCTGTTTGGACAACTAAATATTGTGACTGCTGGTGGTTAAATGACTATAATTTTGCTATGTAGTCTTTTTATATCTACTATTTCCTGTGAATGGTTGAACTAAATATTGCTATGCGTTATTGTCACTCTTTCAttcattttagaaaaaaaaaatttgagtatCAAAATGTTTTCAAAGGAATTTAGGTGTCAGGTTATATTACTATTTCAGTCACAAAAAAAACCTGTACTGTATCAAATAATTTTCCCGAAGCATTCATCATATAGTtcgcaaaattaattttttcctcaAAATTTTCCCTTATTTTTTCCAAACATTTGATATTTCAAGTATGGAAATACAATGTTAGCGTATAATTTTTCTATAACGTATTTCCTTATAAATTTTCCATATATTTTCCACATTAACAATTGATATATCAATTATATTGTTgcatcaattttaattttagcgttttattttactatcaagtatttcctcataatttttccaTATATTTTTCACATTACTAATTGATAGGAAAATTTGTCTGATTAAAATTTATGAGGAAACGCCAAAATAAAACTTTAGcgtttgaaattaaaattttagcgTTTACTACTTTTCCTATTGAATATTTCCCCAAAATATTCcgtttatttctcaaattaacaattgatttattattaattatgcaGTTCAAATTTTAGCATAAATTAATTGACTTTTAGCATAAAATTTTtgcataattaaatttttaaaacaaaacaagcatacattacttttttttctaactaaattaattaataaaaaattaaagcgattattttattatttttccaaacatgcttattttttattttatgaaaatcaaaaaatattattctcCTCACTAACAAAATACACACACTCACAAATTGGTCCTCTGGTATTGGGAAATCAAAAACAAAACCTAGCCCCTTTCTTCCCAAAACGCATCAGCCACCCTAATCATTACTGCATTGGAAACCATCAAGGTATTCAATTTTCTCTTAAGCACTCTGCCAAATGGCTGCTGACACGAGAATTGAAACCATACTCGAGCATCTCAACCGGTGCAATATCAACATACGATGCCTTACCCCTTGAATATATGAAGAGATTTCCACAACCACTGCAAAGGTTTTTCGACACCTGCGGAATTTCAAGGTACACaccatttttttccatttttttttctcaaattagAAGTTAgggttttaattttcttcatctatCATCATGTCGATTGCTTTCTTTGTGGTTTCGGTTAGAATCTTGTAAGCGTTTTGTCAATTACTCAATTTAGAAATTAGGGCTTTATTTCTCGTTCTCTATCATGAAGTATAATGCTTTCTGTGTGATTTGGATTACAAACGATTATGGGTATTGTCAATTGTTCTTATACTCTATTTATAATAGATTAGGGCTATAATCTTCAAAACTGCTTCATCTTCGAGTTCAACCTGTTTGATGTTTTATGAGTTTGGTGGTTTCGTTTATTTAACATTGTTATTATTAACATGTTTGAGTAGTTTGTAATGAGGAAACCTGTTTTATGTGTGTTATATTCACAAAAACCAGTATATGTATGTTTTTCAATGTTTACCCTTTTTCAGAGTTTTTTTCCCAAATAAATCATAATTGCTTCCTATTAATGCTTCTAATATATGAATTTAGATGGCGGTTTTTTGTGAATTATCTACATTTTCTGATCCCTTGTAAATTCTCACATTTATGATTCCAGGCTCAAATGGCAAATAGACCCATCTGCAAGCCATATTTTATTGACACTCATGACTTATTGGAGTGGAACATACCAGGCGCCAAACGTATTCATTCTAGTTCGCTTATGCACATAAATTATGCTGCTGCTGAGGAAACCATCTTTCCAGAGCTTGTGAGAGAATTATGGGGCGGTGCCCGGTTCGATGAAACAGGTACTTTGAAAGGGCAGGTTCTGGACTATGATTTGTCATTTGACATTGACAGAATCTCCGATCTTCTTCAAATCCCAACTAGAGGGGAAATATATGATAAGGACTGGAAACGTGGGAAGGACATGGATGATATTCGCCAAACTGTGTATGGCGCGCAGGAAATCTCCAATGCAAATGCCACCCGCGTCATATATCTGACCCCTGCTGCCAGCCTTGTTTTCCTTATGGCTGTCAACATCTTCTGTCCAAGGGTATCTCAACATAACTATATCACAGATCTGGATGTGTtcatcatttatcacatcttgaAGAAAATTAAGTTAGACCCTGTTAATCTCGTCCACCAACATTTAAGGCGTGTCCAAGCAAATAACTCCATGGGCATTCCTTATGGATTTCTGATAACTCTATACCTGCGGTATATGGAACCGATGCGCTTTGCTGGGTGGAACCAATTTGCTCGACAAGAAGCACGACAGATGTCATCTGCCTTTCTTGAATGCAGAGGTGTTGGCACTGAGGAGCGCCCAGAGTCTGAAAGGGAtgcagatgatgatgatgatgatgatgatgatgatgatgattttgcATTGGATGCTGCTGCTGCACATGCTGAAGATGATCATGATGGTGCTGGAGATGCTGAAGATGAACATGTTGATCCAGATGATAACAGTGGGGACAGTGAAAGCACATCCAGCGTTGTTAATTTATCTGACACTACTTCAACCTCTGGTAGTCCTTCTTCATGTCTCAGtacaaggaagaggaagagaatttTTCCTGGATCACCTTCTCAACCAAATTAAGTTTATTTCTGTTGTTATCATTATGACTATGACAATTTTATGGCTAATTATGCCATGGTTTGTAATTTTTGGGCATTGCTGACAATCTTTTTGGGCCTTTATGACTAATTTCGGTTTGATTTGCATTTTGTTaagattggaaaatgttttaatgGCTGATTTTACATCTTTAAGTTCTTTACTTGTGAAATGCTTATCCTTATTGATATGTATGGGGTCATACAGATACAACTCACCACATGCTATTGTCCTATAAAAACAGAGCAAAGGTTAGgatttttttgaagtttttggGTAGACTCGCTCACTCATAGACATAGGAAATGGGCCTGGCCCAAGTTCTTTTTTTTCGGTTTAGTTTTCATTCCACTTCATTTCACTGCATCCAGGTTTTCTGTTTAAGATTCAAGATTAACTGTGGAGATAAGATAAATCTTTTTCCATGAAGCTTGTGAAAAATTGTACCATGTTTTCATTCATTGCTGAAGATGAATAACCTTTCCATGAAGTTTCATTTACATCTAGGGCTAACAATGATAAACATATAACTTTAGCAATGTACTTATAACCACAAAAATGTACTTAACTTATAACCACCAAAATGTACTTAAGCACCAAAATGCTAAAATTTAGCATAATCCACACTTAGTCTAATACAAGAATTCGAAGACAATAAACACAACAATTACAACTTCAAAATTACAAGCAATAACGTAATTAGGACCACCACAAGAATTCCAAAAACTACGGTCAACAACATTTGGTCCCTGGACTTCATTCCGTCCACCAGTTTTTTAATTTTGGCATCTTCATTCTCATGGCCactattctcttcttcttcagctacTGGATTAACAAAACATGTACTCGCTTGATTCCTTGGTTGTCTACTAGTTCGTTGTTGGATGCGTCGAGGAGGATCAACCCAGACAAAATAGTCACACTTCTGtaaaaatgaagaaagaaaagaaaaaatatgtgaTTCAAACAACTTGAATCAAGAATTCGTGTTAGCAACCAGAAACGATGATTACCATTGCAGGACAATTATAGAAACGACGTCCATAGTTAAATTCTGTCCAGGATGTCCTAAACGAAGCTAACAGACCACATTTGCATAACCTTTCATAATCAACATGACTACAAGATCCTGGGGAGCTATGTGATTGGGATGTCATGATCTTCATGTAACACCTACTAAAAATAGGATACCACACATAAGTTATAGCATGCCAATAATATGCATTTTCAgattaaaattttagaatttaaaaatCCAAAACACCCAATTCGATAAATTATAAACCCTAATTTCCCAATTTCGCAAATCTGGGTACAATCAGCCCCAATTTGTACGCATTCGACAAATCATGACTTATGCTTTACCAATAACGATCCAATTCAACCTTACCGTCTCTAATTTTTCATCTCAACAAATTAGGGTTCCATTAAATCCTAAATGTTCCCCAATTGACAAATTGGGGTTTCGGATAACAGTAAAATCAACCCCAATTTGTACGCATTGGACAAATCGTGACTTATGCTTTACCAATAACGATCCAATTCAACCCTACCATTTCTAATTTGTCATCTAAAAAAATTAGGGTTCCAATAAATCCCAAATGTTCCCCAACCGACAAATTAGGGTTTCGGATAACAGTAAAATTAGGGTTCAAATGTCTCTAAAAATGACAATCAACACCAACATAATATGGAAGCTACTACTAATCAAATTAATCGTTAATTTAGGGGAGCTAGATCCAAAATTTTCAAACGGAGACGAACGAGACATCTCACATATACTAACTGACAACACTCAAACTGTctaacaaagaaaacaaaagtaatCTTACCTTAACTCAGCGAACGAATGAGGAGGAAATAAGATGAAGAAGCGAACAGAAGTGGAGGATCGAGTCAGCTCGCTAATGGTTCACAGCCATGCTCATCTTCTCCGTCCTCGCGAGTTGATTTCAGAAGCAAAtggtgaaaatgtttttaactGAGGCAACCTCAATTTTACTAGGGTCAtgtattaaatagtaaaataaaattggggCTATTTCACAATTAATGAAAGTATAAGGATATATTAAAACACTATGTAAGTTCAGATCATGTGCTTAAATACTAGTGGTCAGTCAAATTCCTGTACCTACCCATGTTGAAAAATGCGGGCACCACAGCAAACACCATCATGAACATTACTTTGTGACAAATACCTTCAACACATGCAGTTTATGACGGTTTTGAATTGTCACAATGGTAGATTTATAAACTCTATAATTTTTTGTCGTTAAAACCACCGCAAACTGCATATATTGGTGGTGTATGATATGTGTtatcataaaaatatatataagaaaagaCATGACAATAAGTAGAGTTAAGTTTACGTAATATGCAAAAATCTTACATAATATCATTTGTAGTTACCGTTGAGAAGGTTAGTATTTCCTAGATATAGTGGTATAATTTAATTAGTTCTGATccatttattttctttaaattaTACCCTGAAAAGCATTATTATATACATAGTAAATACAGAAACAATATATTTAAAATCAAGAGCAGTTTTAGCCCAAACATATCAATAAATCAGTTATATGAATTGCATGTATTATCACGCTCTCAGAACCATCGAGATGTGATATGTTTAGACATTTaagcaaatattaaaaatgtacCTATATTTCTTCAAACACACCGCAAGTCTTGAATTTTTCTCAATGGATAGAACAAATGATAAAAATAGAAGGCGTCCAACTACTTGTGTCCTCTTTCTCTTTTATAATTACATGAAAATGGCTATTAGGTAAGAACTGATTGTGACTATTGTTTTCTCAATTTTATGCTCTCTGTTTGTTCTAAATGTATATCACGGATACAAAATTTTGAAGTGAAAATAGAGTTACCAATGCCAGAAAACTAGAGAAGTTTGTAACAAAAATACTCTTATAACCTTCATGATCATCTGGTTAGATCTTTGAAGTCCCTCAGGTTGCTCCAAGTATCCAAACTTGGAGTGGAATCAAAATGTTATATATGTCTTAAGCGCTATTTTAGCAAGCTAAAGGACAAGCAAAATGACATTACAAAATTACCATCCGAGGGGAGAggataaaataattttcataatTATTAATAGTAATTACTTACTTTTAAATAGTCAATAAAATAACTCAATCAATAATTGTGATACTTATTTTATCCTCTAAAGTGAGTAACTTCAGAGAAGCTGGACCTCATCCAGGATTAGCTCAAGGATCAAAATCTTTCATCCTTATTTTCTGTCCCATTTTTATGTTAGAATGTTACACTAGTAAGATTTTAGAAATGCTATATGTTTTTGAAGGAAAATTACAAGAAATGATGATGTGACAAACTTTACTTGTTATTTGACAAAAATCACGGGGAGTAGAGGATAATGCCTACCATTCTTTACGTGTTTTATAgtaattttttgtattttccATAAGATTTTACCATATGAATTCAGCAATTACCAATATAAATCAAGTAAAGAATGCTTTTCAATTTCCATGGCTAGTTTTGAGAGGTACAGAAACTAAGTATCAAATATATGTGCTACCCAAGTGCAAAAAGAATCTTGAACAAAACCAATAATAAGCCGGTGTTGTGCATTGTCGTTTTGGTTAAAAACAAACAGTGCTATTCATTGCCCCAAGGCCAAGGGAAGGAGGGTGATGCTCTAACTTGTGACAACCACCACAACCTACTCCCAAATTTTAACAATCAAGACAAATTGAAACCACTGCCATAACTCATGTATAGCCTATATTGACGGTAATAATTGTCGACATAAATCACATTCCAACAAAACAACATGAGATTCCAAAAATGTCCTTCCAACCTAAACACACAAACTTATTTGGGTTCTCATGCCCTCAAAACAATCCTACATTCACACAAATAAGAAATCTTCACGATTTGATCAATATCGGTGGACTCATATATTTCACAATGATTAGAATGTAGAATGAGCCTCATGTAGAATTAGCTTAGAATTTGAGCTGTTCGATCTTAATAGAATGCTCAATCGACTGAGAATCCAAAATCAGATTTTGGTACGGCGTAATTATAACAATCTTACATTCATGCAGTCAAATAATCTGCActctttaattaattatatcatTCGACTCATATATTTTATCATGACCCGTCCGTAGAATTTAGTTTAACATCTTAAGATTTAAATCGTCTAATCTTAATCGAATGATTCAGATTCTATCACTGTGAATTTTGGAATCCTCTAACAGCATAGAATTCAAATTCTTTTATCAACACATGTTTGTGCTTGATTATAAAACATACATCTCAATTCTCAACCCACAAAGGAGAAAGTAAGATTTTAACACTCACAACATGAATTGAAGAAGTAAAGTTCAACCATCATAAATCTAAAAACACATCATATATTATGAAATGTCTCTAGTTTCTGGGCAATAATGAAAAGCACTTAAATGCAATGCACCAGAACTAACAGGTTTATAGCCAACAGGTTGGAGAATGGAGCCCCATGACATAAAACTAAAAGTTGAGAGGACATTTTGGCTTCATACTAGGAAGCAAAAGGACAAAACACTAGGAGGTTATTACTTATTACAACATAAAGCATGGGTAAAACTGGAATATTGCTTCCAAAAAAACAAAGACCCCCCATTTTTgtattttctctcttctctactctaaGCTTAGTAGCTTCCTTCCTCTCCTCATCAGTAAGCAAAACCACCCCTTCTGTTTCTTGATCCTTTCTTACGATGaggagttgaagaagaagaagaaacagaggAGGAGGCAGAGGATGTGGGTCTCATTGCAGCCATGGAGCAGTTTTCTGTCTGAACAGTCTCTTCCTCATCCATGAAAATCTGCTTGCACCTGCACTCCTCGCTACAGAAAGCTCTGTCCCCTCTTCAAATGTTCATGTTTcaaaaaagaaaccaaaaaattacaaaagaaaaaacagagCACAAAGAAAAACATCAAACAGAACAGAGCTCAAACACCATGCATAAAGATCTTGCGTTTTGACATAcccagaagaagaaacaagaggCATGCCATATAAAAAGTGTAATAGACCAAAATAAGATCCGGGTTTGAAGTTTCAATGACTCACTTGTACATGTAAATGTCTTTCCCTTGCATCAGCCTCTTCCTGCAGAGAAAACAGAGCTCTAGAAAAGCTGGTTCTTGAAAAGCTGAGTGCTGGGAATTCCAGgacatagaagaagaagaaaaagaagaagaagagtgtttgttgatgctgctgctgctgcttagCATCATGGTTTTGTTAATCACTTGGGGTGTCTCCTTGCTAACACCACCACCCTTCTGTGCTTCCAACACCACACTCAGACCCACCatcatatttcaaaaaaaaaaaatcaaactctCTATGtcacttcatttttttatatttttttggccTTCTCTTTGGTTTCTATGGTGGTGAATGGAAAGTGCTGTGATGAAATCACATAATAATAAGTAGCTATAGctagaagaagagagaaaaggaaGATGGAAAGAAAATTTGAAGACCAAAATTACTTACTAGAGAAGGGAAATGAAATGAAGAGAAGAAAGGTGAGGGTTGAGGGTGGTGGGTCCCCCTACAGCTATAAAGGAGCAGTAACAAAGAACGATCAGCAATTTGACTGCTTTTGCTATCAAATTGCCACGTATAGGTTTTTGTAGTTtccctttcattttcttttgaggtacaatttttttccttttatgcaGGTTTTTGTCTGCTTGTGTTAATGTGTGTTTGGTATTGGTAGCATCGTTTTAGCTGAGTGTAACCATCTCCTAATCTTTTCAATGGTTGACAAAAGGGAACCAAGAATGAATGAGCCAATGCTGCTGCTGCAACAGTCGCATTTAACTTGGAGGTGAGGTTTTAGGTGAGGTGGTAGCAGCAGGAGTAGTACTAGTACTGCAGCATGAATGCATGGGTTGTAGTAATGTTATTGTGATGTGTGTTTGTGTGACTAGATTTGAACGTTTGAAGAGAAACACTTTTGGTTTGTCTTTCGGCCAAACAGGTCTACAATGAGGTAAAGTTTATTATTCTAGTACTCGCAAATGGGCCAGAGAGGAATAATGACCATACTCCTATTTTTTGTCTGTTCTTATGTACTCTTTCTATGAAAAAAAACTTCTAGGGTTGAAGTGTCAATTAAGTTTTTCACTTATGATTTATGAAACTCCATAATGACCACCTATAGCATATTTAGGTTTTTCGTATGTGTTTCTTCCTCTCAATCTCAATCTGAGctatcttctccttcttctttatgTGTGACGACTATGTGTGTTGGGAAGGAGTTTTAGGTCGAAAATTGGTTGCTTGCTGGATGCAGTTGCTCTAATGTGGATGGAGGCGATGGAGATAGTGGTTATGATCGGTGGGGTGGTCATGGGTTCTGATGCGAAGAACACCATATTTGAAGCATCAAACACTAATTTGTTTTACaggaaatattaaaaattataacaaCACTAATGACCGGAAGTAGAGTTAAAAAATATGACTTCATCATGTAAGTGGTGCACAATAAGGGTCGTTTATTACAGTCTAATAGTGTAAAAGTTTTCATTCACCAATGAAATActtacaccctccggtcacatatataaacaaaaaatacattttaggttcattcatttaatatgtgaccggagggtgtacttGTCTTTTCAGGTTCATTCATTAAGATATCTAGATgcgttcattaaatgaatgaacctaaaatgtcatttttgcttatatatgtgatcGGATGGTGTACTGCGATTTATACGAAACcaacaaaaaattcaaattaatatTGGTTCTCCAATTCTTAAATTCTTATTGAAATGTCGTTTCTAAAAAGGCTATATTTGATTGATGGAAAGTGATGGAATGAAGCATATTAGAATAAAATCACATTATACAAAAGAACAACATAattgttaggaaataacacagctggagaagtaaaataaaccaggagcgtaatcaacaacacaagaatataacgtggaaactccaaaatcggagaaaaaaccatggccgttgtcaaaaccgacaaccggAGAATAAAcaatatgtgaaaattgttataacacatagacttcactctcaaccaccccatgaccccagtacacccacactttCCAAAgtgaatatttgaactacatctcacaatgttctaaaacaagagcataagagaaaaaaaaaacacaaatataaacttaaagtgctTTCAGGTGCTTGATAAGTGTCAAATTTACCTAGTTTTTCATATTACTTTGGGCACTTATCTTTGATAAAAGTGTGCAATTTCATATCAATTAACCTTCAATTGTGTAGTTTAGTAAATAATTAGAATTAGTATAGATTTATGTTGAATTTAGAGTCTAATCCCATTTTTTATGTAGGAATGGATGTTAAAGAGAATCCATTAAGATTTCCTTGAAGAAAAGAAATAAGAGGGTGAAGAAATCCATTTTAGAGCAAAGAACTCGCTCAAGCCAAAGAAAAGACGCTCAAGCCAAAGTTCCAGGAAGAATCTCGCTCAAGCGAGATGGAATTTCGCTCAAGCGAAATTTAGGCGGCAGAAAGTCTATATATAGTCTGAAACAGGGCAGAACCAAAGGAGCTCGAATTTTCcatcttttcttcatttttcttcactTCCAGACCTTAGAAACAGGGGAAAAAGCTAGGAGCACTTGGAGAGGAGGCTTAGGTGCCGGATTCGACGGCGAGACATCGCGAAGTCTTCGGTTCTTCTCGTTTCTTTTCCATGTTTGTAAAGTTA contains:
- the LOC130726389 gene encoding FCS-Like Zinc finger 15-like, producing the protein MMVGLSVVLEAQKGGGVSKETPQVINKTMMLSSSSSINKHSSSSFSSSSMSWNSQHSAFQEPAFLELCFLCRKRLMQGKDIYMYKGDRAFCSEECRCKQIFMDEEETVQTENCSMAAMRPTSSASSSVSSSSSTPHRKKGSRNRRGGFAY